TGTTAATCTAATATACTCGAATCCTGCCTACTGAACTACGAGATTAGTGAAGAGAACTTCGACGTAACCTAGATAATAGCTTGATGACGGCAAAGCCCACCACGATCCTGTTTTGGCTGCTTTCTTCCTCGCCTGATTTAGTGCTTTTCCtgcattcattcttttggaAAGCTCGGTTCTCCTCTGCCGAAGGGGAAAGGCTCGCCAGAAAAGGCCAGGAAAGGCCTTGTTAGCCGGAAAAACCCGTGTCGTCAGCAAAAGTAAGGCCATTCATTGGAGGAGGAGGTTGGTAGTCCTGGTACCCAACGCCTCTTAGTTTGCTTCCATTCCTCGAAGACCGATTCAGAGGCCTTGTGGTTTTAAGCATATGTACTTTGGAGCCAGAAAACTATCATACGATTATTATTACGGTTGTCTAACGTTTTCCAAATAGGAAATAAGTTTTTTTCTATACTAAGtaatcaatggaaaaaaatgatatggTAGAAAtatcttcacattttcttGCGAGTAAAGTGATGTGAGGCTAAAGGTTACACCAATGTTATGGACAAATCCTTGGACTAGTTAACATGCTAGTTGTGGGTGTATAAGAGTCCAACTTTTTCCCCTCATCGTTGTACTTGCTTCGGCAGTACATATACTAAAATTGGAACGATACAGAGAAGATTAGCATGGCCCCTGCGCAAGGATGACACGCAAAATCGTGAAGCGTTCCACATTTTTTGCCTCCGCTTTACTTGGATGAGCAAATTTGTTCTTTAACTATTGGTCAAGAAATGTATATCTTCGATGTTATTTAGCTAAAACTGCTCTCCTCGCTTCTCTCGGACGTACCAGCTTCGTAAAGTTTCAGTGTTCGAATCCACCTGAGTCCAAAAGCATTGAACTTTGGGGGGAAGGGAAGAGGAAGTTATTTTCGGTGACAATACCAtaacctagagggctagtcaacATAACCTGATACAGAGTTCGTAATTAACCAACAGCATCATGTAGATGGGTTGTATTTCAACTATGAAGCGTTTTGTATCAGTGCGCATATAAAGGTGTGCGCAATGGATACAAAAGCAATATTAATTCCTGTTTACAGTCCCAACCAAGAGCTGAGGACTTCCTTAAATTTTTCTCTCGGTTACTATCTTTAAAGATATGATGAGATGTCGAGTTATCGATCGTTAGAATCGCAATTCTTAGGCCTTGATGTGTGTTTTGACACGAATCCCATGTTTTTGTGGCATGAATTAGTGTCGTCAGGACTCATCCACCGGTTCGAGATTGCAATCAAATTCAGTTTGAGGAAACATTTTAGTAGTGAGGAAGTGCATTTGTTGAATCTAACTTTCACACATTTTGCTTCACTCATCATTTAAAATGTTCTAGCAGCATTTGGTTAATTATTTGTAACCCTGATTCCTACAATGCCTAACCAGCGCAACATTGATTGCTAAGCGACAAATCAGTGTACCTGCACCATGTACAGTATACGTTTTTAACGTTTGTCCAATTTAGGTTGTCTCTACCACGTTGAAAACCAGTCTCCTTTGATAGAAATAGAACGTAAATATTAGAATGAAGATTTCAGCTCTTGATACTTCGCATGTTCTACGAAACTTCAGAGTGAATTAGATTCTTCCATTCATCATGCTAAAACagtaaattcaaaaatgattaaCCCATTAGGCTCGTTCAACGGGAAGATTCgtttgaaaagagagaaaacgCAAAGATATCCCAACCATTTCTTTTCGGATCATCTAATTGCGGTCTTTCCTAAGGCAGGATAAGCTAGTTGTGGGTAAAAAGCCAGCTAAGCGCCATTCAATATGTATTCCAACCAAACGGGATTGGACGTTAAGTTTAGCAAATGGTCAGTTGGATGAGAGCAACTCATGTAGTGCCACATGTACTAAGCATAGTCTCATGTGGCTCGATGGCTACATCTCGTAATTTTCCTAGGCACGACCAACGAGAAATCAGGCCTTTTACTTTGTCAGAAGGCAGCCAAAGCAACTACTGGTCATGGTTCTCCTCTCCTCTATTCTACTCCTACCTCCTCTCCCCATTCTCTTCTTACATGTGAATAAAGGAAAAATTTCCGAAAGTGCTGACGAAACCTTCACTGTTGCCCCTCTACCTTAGGTTTTGAAAAGTATGCCAAATTCTTCATATACTTGGTACTGGTTTGTCTGTGAGGAGGTGTGTCTCTCCACTGCTGATACGTGGTTTAAAATACCTTTTACTTATGACGAATAAGAGGCAAGGATTGacgaagaaaacaaatttaccATCAAAGGTTCAACATCAAGGGAGCAAAATGAGCAAAGTTGTGAATTTTTACTCTGTGGGCCTAGTTTGCTCACTGAGCATGGCCCTCGTGGCGTACCAATACAGTGGAACATCAATGGAAGATGTGGGAGAACAAATAGCCCTCAAACTCCTGGAGATCTTGCCACGAAAGCAACAAGAAAACTTCGACTCCTTTCCCACCTCGAGTAGCAATGATTCAGATGAGGTCAATCCTCGACAAAGAGTGGTTACCGAAACGGAGGATGCGATCCTGTTGACTAAGGAGTCTAAATTCAATCCCGTGGGTCACTACAATGCCAAGCAAGCTATGGAGAAACGATATGAAGGCCTGCAGAACATTTGCATGAAGTATAGCGACTTCATGAGACCCGAGCGAGCGATGCTGAGCCAAGTTGTTCCATATGAGAGATACATCTATGATCCCCAATCTGATCTTGCCATGTGCAAGTTGGACCGTGTGGCTAAAGCAAGCTTCGTTACCTTCTTCAATCGTGGATATGTCGGAGGTACGACCGTAGATGGCAAGAAGAGTAACTTCAAGAGCAATTTTCCCAGATCCCTTAAAGATGCCAGGAAAGCCATTATTGTTCGACATCCTTTGGAGCGGCTGGTTTCTGCCTACAGGTAAAAATGATTCACGTAACAAAATCAGCTCATTGTATTGTATTCCTTTGAGCGTCTTCGCACAAGTAGTAGATATAAGTATTTTAAGTTGAACAAGAAGCATTGGCACTGGCTCGGTTCTTCCATTAAGGCCAATTGAGCATCACCACTTCCTGATTCAGTTGAATGTATGGGTGAAGAAGATTCTTGCGACTATCTCCCGCATGCATTCATCTGGCACTTCCTagtcatttttcaagagaATGGCCATGACTGAGATCCTCTTTCACGTGTGAAGAATTGCATCCTAATTGAACTATTTTAAATTTAGCATTCAGTACAAAAGTCAATGAATTTTGATCTTATTATTTTATTTCCCCAGGTCCAAATACGAAAAAGTCTTCAATGCCCACaccaatgaagaagaaggggGCGAAATCACTTTCCAAGATTTCGTAGATATCATCTTGAGAGGACCCATGGAGTACGCTGAatttttggaagaaaacaaCCTTCATGGACAATCGGTAGCTATAGATACCGGTATGATTGATGGCCTTGGCGATAGCGCTGCTTGGGATCCATATTGGAAACAATGTGGCGTCTGCAACCCTCTTAATCAACCTCATTATATTCTGCATTTGGATCACATCAAGGAGGATTCTAAAGTAAGTGTGACTATTTGAACTAATAAACTGGCAATGTTTGTTGGCCATTTAGGATAGGTTGATATCAAACTGCCTACCAACGGCCCTATAAAAAATAGTATGTGATATATTGTGTGGTcttattttggtcaaactcCTTATCGACCGTACATTTCTGCTACTAACAATCCTGTTTAAAAATACTAATCCTATTAGATTGCTAACCGTAAGGCGTTATTAGTGTTCCGGCAAAAGTTGCCCTGCTCCAGAATCATTCTAACAAGTGTCTTTTTTCCATAGGTTTTCGCCGAATTGTTAGGCAATCGCAGTGGTCAACTGGATTGGACTGAAACTCTGTGGCAACCAAAGTCTGGAATCCGGGAGATAGAGGAGCATTACTTCTCCCAGATCTCGAAAAACGACATCCGTGacctttttgacaaatatcGACTCGACCATGAACTCTTTGGTTTTTCCCCAGACTATTACATTGCTCTTGGACAGGACAGCTAAACAAAACAATTTCGACTAAATATTATCCATGACTGCGAGACACCACTGTGACATACCAAATTTTACTGACAATGGTTTGTGCAATATCTCACTCATCATATTCATAGACCGGCTTTTCTGACTCCAATCGACAAACTTGGGCATCACTTTACGGACCAACCAactttttgttacttttattGCAGTATTAATGGCGAGATGCAGACGCTTACATACGAAATAAATTGTTGACAGACTGCCATGACCTTGACGTAAACACCGACTTCAggacaaaaaacaacaactcaTTTTGCATCCTCCTAATGCATACTTGACAAAGACATGAATGTCATTCACAGTCCTATGtttaattgaatcaaaagtgatgttttCGGTGGACAGAATGTGTTTTCGTTCTCTGATCATTTTCGTTCAGGGATAATATTCGGTTGTGGAATTAAAACGGCTCAAGGTGTTACCTTGGTTTATGTTTGCTCACGAGCTTCCATCTTGAGCCCAAACTGGATTATTTCTTGTTATTGAACGTTTTTGAACATGGGTTAGTTTTTAGCTTGCCTCATTCTTGCTCTAAAACTGGACTACTACGCAATATGAACAAGTGTCACAGTGACTTAATACTATATCATCGGGTCTACAACTGGGTTGAGGTTCAGGTATGAGAGCAATATCTCCAAGGTAAAAAGCGACAAGGGGGCGTTTAGAGACTACATTATTTTGCTTGAACATGTGGCTTCTTCCAATTAGAGCCATCTTTTACTTATTTTGTTCTTATCCCTCATTTTTAAGTGTTA
This DNA window, taken from Tigriopus californicus strain San Diego chromosome 9, Tcal_SD_v2.1, whole genome shotgun sequence, encodes the following:
- the LOC131886347 gene encoding carbohydrate sulfotransferase 11-like isoform X1, whose protein sequence is MTNKRQGLTKKTNLPSKVQHQGSKMSKVVNFYSVGLVCSLSMALVAYQYSGTSMEDVGEQIALKLLEILPRKQQENFDSFPTSSSNDSDEVNPRQRVVTETEDAILLTKESKFNPVGHYNAKQAMEKRYEGLQNICMKYSDFMRPERAMLSQVVPYERYIYDPQSDLAMCKLDRVAKASFVTFFNRGYVGGTTVDGKKSNFKSNFPRSLKDARKAIIVRHPLERLVSAYRSKYEKVFNAHTNEEEGGEITFQDFVDIILRGPMEYAEFLEENNLHGQSVAIDTGMIDGLGDSAAWDPYWKQCGVCNPLNQPHYILHLDHIKEDSKVFAELLGNRSGQLDWTETLWQPKSGIREIEEHYFSQISKNDIRDLFDKYRLDHELFGFSPDYYIALGQDS